One stretch of Pradoshia sp. D12 DNA includes these proteins:
- a CDS encoding flotillin family protein produces MTLIYGIVGAVVFILLALIGVFVTKYRTAGPDEALIVTGSYLGSKNVHIDESGNRIKIVRGGGTFVLPVFQQAEPLSLLSSKLEVSTPEVYTEQGVPVMADGVSIIKIGNTISEIATAAEQFLGKTKDDREQEAREVLEGHLRSILGSMTVEEIYKNREKFSQEVQRVASQDLAKMGLVIVSFTIKDVRDKNGYLESLGKPRIAQVKRDADIATAEADKETRIKRAEASKEAQKAELERATEIAEAEKLNQLKIAEFRREQDIAKAKADQAYDLETARSKQDVTEQEMQIKIIERQKLIELEEKEILRREKQYDSEVKKKADADRYAVEQAASAEKTKQLTEADANQYRIEAMARAEAERVRLDGLAKAEAQRAQGVSEADIIRLKGLAEAEAKQKIAEAFEQFGQAAVMDMMLKMLPEYAREVAKPLSSIDKITIVDTGSGGTGGGANKVTGYATNLMATLQESLKASSGIDMKELIESFAGKNSGVSPRINLEEELAKTEIPIVKGLDRTPDQL; encoded by the coding sequence ATGACATTAATCTACGGTATTGTTGGTGCAGTGGTATTTATTTTATTAGCCCTTATAGGAGTTTTTGTTACAAAATATAGAACAGCTGGTCCTGATGAAGCATTGATTGTCACGGGCAGTTACTTAGGCAGTAAAAATGTACATATTGATGAATCCGGAAATCGAATCAAAATTGTACGCGGAGGAGGGACCTTCGTTCTTCCAGTATTCCAGCAAGCTGAGCCGTTGAGCTTATTATCGAGTAAATTAGAGGTTTCAACACCGGAAGTATATACCGAACAGGGTGTGCCGGTAATGGCCGATGGTGTATCCATTATTAAAATAGGTAATACCATTTCTGAAATTGCAACGGCTGCTGAACAATTTTTAGGGAAAACGAAGGATGACCGTGAACAGGAAGCAAGAGAAGTACTGGAAGGGCATCTACGCTCCATTCTTGGTTCGATGACAGTTGAGGAAATCTATAAAAACCGTGAAAAATTTTCACAGGAAGTGCAGAGGGTTGCCTCACAGGATTTAGCGAAAATGGGATTGGTTATCGTTTCATTTACAATTAAAGATGTACGTGATAAAAATGGATATTTGGAATCGCTTGGTAAACCGAGAATAGCTCAGGTGAAAAGGGATGCGGATATCGCAACAGCCGAAGCCGATAAAGAAACACGGATCAAACGGGCTGAAGCATCCAAGGAAGCGCAAAAAGCTGAACTTGAACGTGCAACTGAAATCGCAGAGGCAGAAAAATTAAATCAATTGAAAATTGCTGAATTCAGACGTGAACAGGATATTGCTAAAGCAAAAGCCGATCAGGCATATGATTTGGAGACTGCACGTTCTAAGCAAGATGTTACGGAACAAGAGATGCAAATTAAAATCATTGAGCGGCAGAAGCTGATTGAATTAGAAGAAAAAGAAATTTTACGCCGTGAAAAGCAATATGATTCTGAAGTGAAGAAAAAGGCGGATGCAGATCGCTACGCAGTTGAACAAGCAGCTTCTGCGGAAAAAACAAAGCAATTAACTGAAGCCGATGCCAATCAATATCGCATCGAAGCAATGGCGAGAGCGGAAGCAGAGAGAGTACGTTTAGATGGTCTTGCAAAAGCGGAAGCACAAAGAGCACAAGGGGTTTCCGAAGCGGATATCATTCGTTTAAAAGGTTTGGCGGAAGCGGAAGCAAAGCAAAAAATCGCAGAAGCCTTCGAGCAATTTGGTCAGGCTGCTGTTATGGATATGATGTTAAAAATGCTTCCGGAATATGCAAGGGAAGTGGCTAAACCGCTGAGCAGTATTGATAAAATTACGATTGTTGATACAGGGAGCGGCGGTACAGGCGGCGGCGCCAATAAAGTGACCGGATATGCGACGAATTTAATGGCAACTTTACAAGAGTCATTAAAAGCATCCTCCGGTATCGACATGAAAGAGTTAATTGAAAGCTTTGCAGGTAAAAATTCAGGCGTCAGTCCCAGAATAAACCTTGAAGAAGAGTTGGCTAAAACTGAGATTCCTATTGTTAAGGGACTTGATCGTACTCCAGATCAACTCTAA
- a CDS encoding NfeD family protein, whose translation MEFLGVELADFFLYSLIISGILTFFFILFNDLFAGLDLPDFLNPTLILSFLTIASGSGYVLVSLTSLRALPIFFISFAIAFILVSIINLFVLVPLSAAHESLTITEDELKGRLGKVITSVPVNGYGEVLITSKSGTFSKPAVSFDQEAIPSETKVLIIDIQNGVLHVSPHEELNELG comes from the coding sequence ATGGAATTTTTAGGGGTGGAATTAGCTGATTTTTTCTTATATTCACTGATTATATCCGGTATCCTTACGTTTTTCTTCATATTATTTAATGATCTGTTTGCCGGATTAGACCTCCCTGACTTTTTAAACCCAACCCTTATACTAAGCTTTTTGACCATTGCAAGCGGATCAGGGTATGTGCTTGTTTCTTTAACCTCATTGCGGGCACTTCCCATTTTTTTTATTTCCTTCGCAATTGCTTTTATACTTGTCTCTATTATTAATCTATTCGTTTTAGTCCCCTTGTCGGCAGCTCATGAATCTTTAACGATAACCGAGGATGAACTAAAGGGACGGTTGGGAAAAGTGATAACATCAGTACCTGTTAATGGGTATGGTGAAGTATTAATAACAAGTAAAAGCGGAACGTTTTCAAAGCCGGCCGTAAGTTTTGACCAAGAAGCGATACCATCTGAGACAAAGGTATTAATCATTGATATCCAAAATGGTGTTCTGCATGTCAGTCCACATGAAGAATTAAATGAACTGGGATAG
- a CDS encoding PspA/IM30 family protein has product MFEFFKRMKTVVSSELYALIEKAEDPIKMADQYLREMNHEIEEAEKTTAKVMAEEKLTHRKITDLKLLIEKRNTQAMEAIQAGKETLAKQALENKLQLGIELASLENLHEQAKQNVKDLQNRLREMKADYQELVMRRDTLKARALSAKVQTSVNRSFHTESRNSAKAGFERMEQKVMEYEAEAEVSKELKSNHLEIDNEFKKMETEKLVESELQRLKDSLNSEK; this is encoded by the coding sequence ATGTTTGAGTTTTTTAAACGAATGAAGACGGTGGTCAGTTCAGAATTGTATGCACTCATTGAAAAAGCAGAAGATCCCATTAAAATGGCCGACCAATACCTAAGAGAAATGAATCATGAAATTGAAGAAGCAGAGAAGACAACTGCAAAGGTCATGGCTGAGGAGAAATTAACCCACAGAAAAATCACCGATTTAAAATTACTGATTGAAAAACGTAATACTCAGGCAATGGAAGCCATTCAAGCTGGTAAAGAGACGCTTGCAAAACAAGCTTTAGAAAACAAACTTCAGCTCGGGATTGAGCTTGCCTCATTGGAGAATTTGCATGAACAGGCTAAACAAAATGTCAAGGATTTGCAAAATCGACTGCGAGAAATGAAAGCTGATTATCAGGAACTTGTGATGCGCAGAGATACATTAAAGGCAAGAGCGCTTTCTGCTAAAGTGCAAACTTCAGTAAATCGTTCTTTCCATACAGAAAGTCGAAATTCGGCCAAAGCTGGATTTGAACGAATGGAACAAAAAGTAATGGAATATGAAGCAGAAGCGGAAGTCAGTAAAGAGCTTAAAAGTAATCATCTTGAAATTGATAATGAGTTTAAAAAGATGGAAACCGAAAAATTAGTTGAATCAGAATTACAAAGATTAAAGGATTCATTGAATAGCGAAAAATAA
- a CDS encoding S8 family peptidase: MKKIVAVIAATALLLTSGTSGVFAAAKVSSINQKGDEIRSSEKIYKPTTKKYDEYIQADTLVIKHSGSLSKKTLTKYKGKVMKAGGNLGYSVVKFKTASAAKQAYTELSKSNSVTSISPSVKYKTSSVKTDPKISQQYYNKLLNLPVAQKKAGKNKVLVAVIDTGIDKNHPELKNKIVSSYNVHNPVNASLPEDHGTHVAGIIAAEKNNGIGGYGINPNASVLSIDVFNREWGAYDYNIAEGVLYAIKKKAKVINLSLGGPFSSPVLEAAIKKAKAAGIVIVAAAGNEGSDMKGYPAAYEGVISVGAVNKSKTLTSWSSYGVSTDLVAPGDNVYAPIYDYEKKSTFASFSGTSMAAPMVTGTVSLLLSKYPKLKPEQVEYILKKTATDLSTKGYDKKYGYGLINPSSALSFDIKKIPSLTTAVWNKDTIMKSAKTVGSSYTVKKTFMKPLEQHWIKHTVKKGETYQINLMGSKVFDSQLLVNMYGKDKSSTKKIDDVTEGKTEGYYFKAPYDGTLTVGVKDISGNYDVAGSKLSEYELVFKKVTVSKDESGKENPIIIPKLSYDTTGKKMHLVGENGDDDYFQFTTGEKEENIKLSVNGTPGADVSMFVYALTDIRDEEELEEKEEITEGEGMSKEADGDIEDGNSEEEPTHVNILEQEINSGTIGESEQDVFTAEPKTTYTIKISNKYEGYSESFFDFFILSEGFESSATKITGAIRQNGDPYIFKASLVKMPADEDGIHSIYDRDEEYDEEEEYVGDDEEYWEEEGDDEVIEMLNEMAIPYKLTSEKSGYLQSRYDEDWYKVNVTSAGIHAFDLGTAKHSYSIYQVVESEGEDGNEIRLLEAVADNYDPFTGKKLNTFYASLEAGKTYYMKIEMDWMSDSYSTDKYFFESRLVGKPADKYENNDSMKKVKTLPGTTVKGDYAKLSDTDLFRYTAKASGNYALTVDNNKPSTPGLPALVKGDVYSYIAVMEDKNNNKNVDDADLDTIKYIDSYYDPAGAYGSHYFQKGKAYFIAIMGDGEYLPFSLTQYTFKLSQVNHKDEDAGTVIKKNKPSKPISFKKSKGKWEKTGRFNAFNTKKNDEDWYKLKVDKAFSGQITLSGGRELDGAFEVYQNGKKIAGSDRYAGNDTEVLNISLKKGTYYIKLKDAQGSASLSPYTIRVQEKK; the protein is encoded by the coding sequence CAACGAAGAAATATGACGAATATATTCAGGCAGACACCTTGGTTATTAAGCATAGTGGATCGTTATCTAAGAAAACCCTGACCAAATATAAGGGGAAAGTGATGAAGGCTGGCGGGAACCTTGGTTATTCAGTTGTAAAATTTAAAACAGCATCCGCAGCTAAACAAGCTTACACGGAATTAAGTAAATCTAATTCGGTCACATCGATTTCGCCGAGCGTAAAGTATAAAACTTCTTCTGTCAAAACCGATCCTAAGATCAGTCAACAATATTATAACAAGCTGTTAAACTTACCTGTGGCACAGAAAAAAGCAGGGAAAAATAAAGTATTGGTGGCTGTGATTGATACGGGAATTGATAAAAATCATCCTGAATTAAAAAACAAAATTGTATCAAGCTATAATGTCCATAATCCAGTTAACGCCTCATTGCCGGAGGATCATGGCACACATGTAGCCGGCATAATTGCAGCTGAGAAGAATAATGGAATTGGCGGATATGGCATAAATCCAAATGCCTCGGTTTTATCTATTGATGTATTTAATAGAGAATGGGGTGCGTATGATTACAATATCGCAGAAGGTGTTTTATATGCGATTAAAAAGAAAGCGAAGGTAATTAATTTAAGCTTAGGTGGCCCATTCAGTTCACCGGTTCTTGAAGCCGCAATCAAAAAAGCGAAAGCGGCTGGAATTGTGATTGTTGCTGCGGCTGGTAATGAAGGATCTGATATGAAAGGTTACCCGGCTGCATATGAAGGAGTCATTAGTGTCGGTGCTGTGAATAAAAGCAAAACACTGACATCCTGGTCATCCTATGGTGTATCGACAGATTTGGTAGCACCTGGGGATAATGTTTATGCACCAATCTATGATTATGAGAAAAAATCGACTTTTGCTTCATTTAGCGGCACATCGATGGCAGCTCCAATGGTGACTGGTACGGTTTCTTTATTATTATCTAAATATCCTAAATTAAAACCGGAACAGGTAGAATACATCTTGAAGAAAACAGCTACCGATTTGAGTACGAAGGGCTACGATAAGAAATATGGATATGGACTAATCAACCCATCATCTGCTTTAAGCTTTGATATTAAAAAAATTCCATCCTTAACTACTGCCGTGTGGAATAAGGATACAATTATGAAAAGTGCTAAAACGGTTGGCAGCAGCTATACGGTGAAAAAAACATTTATGAAACCTTTGGAACAGCACTGGATTAAGCATACCGTAAAAAAAGGTGAAACATATCAAATCAATTTAATGGGATCTAAAGTGTTTGATTCCCAATTACTTGTGAATATGTATGGAAAGGATAAATCAAGCACGAAAAAAATCGATGATGTCACTGAAGGTAAAACAGAGGGTTATTACTTTAAAGCACCATACGATGGTACTTTGACCGTTGGTGTTAAAGATATTAGCGGAAATTACGATGTGGCCGGAAGCAAATTATCTGAATATGAATTAGTATTCAAAAAAGTAACTGTTTCAAAAGATGAATCCGGTAAAGAAAACCCGATTATAATACCAAAATTGTCATATGATACTACCGGTAAAAAAATGCATCTTGTTGGCGAAAATGGAGATGATGATTATTTTCAATTTACAACGGGTGAAAAAGAGGAAAACATTAAGCTTTCTGTAAATGGTACACCTGGTGCAGACGTCAGCATGTTTGTCTATGCTTTGACAGACATTAGAGATGAAGAGGAGTTGGAAGAAAAGGAGGAAATTACTGAAGGTGAGGGTATGAGTAAGGAAGCAGATGGAGACATAGAGGATGGTAACTCAGAAGAAGAGCCAACGCATGTTAATATTCTTGAACAGGAAATTAACAGCGGCACCATCGGAGAAAGTGAACAGGATGTATTCACTGCTGAGCCTAAAACAACCTATACCATTAAAATTTCTAACAAATATGAAGGATATTCCGAAAGTTTCTTTGACTTTTTTATCCTTTCAGAAGGATTCGAATCATCGGCTACCAAGATAACTGGTGCAATCAGACAAAACGGTGATCCCTATATTTTCAAGGCCAGCCTAGTCAAAATGCCAGCGGACGAGGATGGAATTCATTCCATTTATGATCGTGATGAAGAGTATGACGAAGAAGAAGAATATGTTGGTGATGATGAAGAATATTGGGAAGAAGAAGGCGACGATGAAGTAATTGAAATGCTGAATGAAATGGCCATTCCGTATAAATTAACAAGTGAAAAATCGGGTTATTTACAGTCACGCTATGATGAAGATTGGTATAAAGTCAATGTAACATCAGCAGGAATCCATGCCTTTGATTTAGGTACAGCTAAACATTCGTACTCCATTTATCAGGTCGTTGAATCTGAAGGTGAAGACGGAAATGAAATCCGTTTACTAGAAGCAGTTGCTGATAATTATGATCCATTTACCGGCAAAAAGCTTAATACGTTTTATGCCTCACTTGAAGCTGGAAAAACCTATTATATGAAGATTGAGATGGATTGGATGTCTGATTCCTATTCTACGGATAAATATTTCTTTGAATCAAGATTGGTAGGTAAGCCTGCTGATAAATACGAGAACAACGATTCTATGAAAAAAGTAAAGACTCTTCCTGGTACTACTGTTAAAGGAGATTACGCAAAATTATCGGATACGGATCTGTTTAGATACACAGCCAAAGCATCTGGTAACTATGCATTAACGGTGGATAATAATAAACCAAGCACACCAGGACTCCCTGCACTAGTTAAAGGTGATGTTTATTCGTATATTGCCGTAATGGAAGATAAAAATAATAACAAGAATGTAGATGATGCGGATTTAGATACGATTAAATATATAGATTCCTATTATGATCCTGCAGGTGCATATGGCTCACATTATTTCCAAAAGGGTAAAGCGTATTTTATCGCGATTATGGGTGATGGGGAATATTTACCATTCTCTTTAACTCAATATACGTTTAAGCTCAGTCAAGTGAATCACAAAGATGAAGATGCCGGGACTGTTATTAAGAAAAATAAACCATCAAAACCAATCAGCTTTAAGAAATCGAAGGGAAAATGGGAGAAAACAGGCCGATTTAACGCATTTAATACAAAGAAAAATGATGAAGATTGGTACAAGCTTAAAGTGGATAAAGCCTTCAGCGGTCAAATCACTTTAAGTGGCGGCAGGGAATTGGATGGAGCCTTTGAGGTTTATCAAAATGGCAAAAAAATCGCCGGCTCTGACCGATATGCTGGAAATGATACAGAAGTTTTAAATATCAGTCTTAAAAAAGGTACCTATTATATAAAATTAAAAGATGCTCAAGGTTCTGCTTCTCTGTCACCGTACACAATCCGCGTGCAAGAAAAGAAATAG